The window CGAAGAATTCTCTGTCCTTGATCTCTGGAAAACCCACAATAAGAGGTACTATGCGATTCCCTTCCATTTGAAAATGAAGGTATACAGGTATATCCAGTGTCTGTCCCACTGAAACTCGTCTAAGGAAGAATCCCGGAGCAAGAATCGACAAGACAACGGGACCTGTCCGAAGATAGATGGTAGAATCACCCGTATCTACTACTGTTCCTCTTATACTTTCTATCATACCGTTCACTTTCGTATGCAGCTATTGCAGCAGCAAGAGCGTCAGTAACATCATTAGACCGTATTTCTTCAGATATACCCAGAAGATGTCTGACCATACCAGCGACCTGCTCCTTGCTTGCCCTTCCTTTTCCGGTCACAAGTTTCTTTATCGTCGTTGAAGGGAGTGGAACAATCCGCAGATTTCTCCTCTGACCCGCAAGGCATAGCACTCCTCTTGCGTGCCCCATCTTGATGGCTGTGGCAGGATGCCTGTAGTGCGAGTACACCTGCTCCAGTCCCATGGCCTCAGGATGAAAGGAATCGATAACCTCGATAAGACCTGTGTACAGTTCATCAAGTCTTGCGGGAAGCAGATCATCCGGCGAGGATCTTATCGTCCCTGCATCAACTAATACCGTGTTTCCTGACTCAAATCGAAGAACACCGTAACCTGTCGTACCCAGTCCGGGATCTATACCGATATAAACTGGAGCTTCATCGGGATTCAACTATTCTTCCCGAATCTCAAAATTTGTATGAACCGCCTGTACATCATCGCACTCTTCAAGTATTTCAAGGAGCTGCAACGCCTTGCCAGCCTCTTTCTCGTTTAGCCCGATCCAGTTGTCAGGCTGCTTCGTGATCTCTGCGCTCTCTATCCTGATTCCGGACTCCAGAAGAACGTCCTTTACATCAAACACGTCCG of the Candidatus Aegiribacteria sp. genome contains:
- the ruvC gene encoding crossover junction endodeoxyribonuclease RuvC, coding for MGIDPGLGTTGYGVLRFESGNTVLVDAGTIRSSPDDLLPARLDELYTGLIEVIDSFHPEAMGLEQVYSHYRHPATAIKMGHARGVLCLAGQRRNLRIVPLPSTTIKKLVTGKGRASKEQVAGMVRHLLGISEEIRSNDVTDALAAAIAAYESERYDRKYKRNSSRYG